From the Odontesthes bonariensis isolate fOdoBon6 chromosome 9, fOdoBon6.hap1, whole genome shotgun sequence genome, the window GTAGTCCCTAACAATGAAGTAATAACCTTTTAAAGCTACAAGTATTCCATTGTGTACCTGAACAAAACATTGTATTTATTTGTAATGTGTGTGTCCCATTAGTGGCAGTATCTCGCTGCTAATATGGTTTAGTGTTGGATATGCTTTTAAACCTAATGTGGAGCATTTCGAGACTAGATTAGACAGTAAATGGAGCCTGTTTGCAAAAAAGGAAATTAATGAAGTGTTGATCTCCATTGCCCTGCACAATGAAGGAAATTGATTTAGCCATCAAATGGTGTGATAAAATGTCCATGCTTTCTTACCTGCTAAGTATAGAATCAGAAGGTTAAAAGCTTTTCTATGAAACATTCATGCCACCCTTCAATGAGAAATAGCTACACATTTTTAACAAATATCTGTTTTCTATTCCAGTAGGCCGTCCTCTCACAGAACCGTACCAGAGAGGTGAGTAGGTTTGCCATCATTAATTTAACGTGTGCCTTTGGGATGCAAAAATTGCCTCTAGTCTCAACtgaatgaattttttttccctcccattGCAGGTCAGGAATTGTCTGTCGAGTGAAGTATTGCAACAGCTTGCCTGACATCCCCTTTGATCCTAAATTCATCACATATCCATTTGATCAGCACAGGTAATTATATTCACTCTGTTGTTTCTCCGTTGAAAAGAATTCAACAGTGCTATTATTAATCCCAAAGGGAATTTAAATGTGCTGAAGATTGCaccatttttttaatcaggacAGTAGAGGGCGTACAGTGTTGTCAATCACGTGGAACAGCTTGTGCAGTCAGTTGGCTCCAGAGAAGTCCTAAGCACAGAGCCAATCCTCTTTATGAGTTTCTTTGTCACTGGCTCTGATAACTACAAAATAACGgtcccttttatttatttatttttttttaccaaagacTTTTATATGATATGTATTATCTTACTGTAAATATTGAAGATTTAGAGTCTGCTCTGTCCCTTCTCGGGACTCAGAGTTGCATTAACAGTTCATCCTGTTGTCCAGGTAAACTCCCAGGTATCTGTTTTCTTCTACCGCATCTTCTCCCTTGATAGGAAAGGAGTTTGGCTTCAAATCGTTCACAAAACGGTCTCTTACAGGAAAGGatgcacaaaagaaaaaaaagaaaaaatgcaatAGAATATAAGTAATAACAAAATTCAAGTGGTGCTACAGATACAAGCTGCTACAAGTTTGAAGCATTTTAGAGCTGACAATTGCCTCGAACTACATACGGACAAATAACATTTGTCATTGTGTGGTGGCAGGTTTGTACAATATAAAGCCACTTCTCTGGAGAAGCAGCACAAACATGAGCTCCTGACTGAACCAGACCTTGGTGTAACCATTGATCTCATCAACCCAGACACTTACCGCATAGACTCCAACAGTAAGTCTCCAGTTGTGAGCTCATGCCACATCCTATCTGTGAAACTTTGATATCACAATAATGAAATTtgataaataaaatgttttttgtctACTGAGACAATATTTTATGAAATGTACTTTCAGTAATGTTGGACCCTGCCGATGAAAAACTGTTGGAAGAGGACATTCAGGCTCCATCCAGTTCAAAGAGGTAAAGCGTCTAAATAGATGGCTTTTGACACTTGTGTAATATAAACCAAAAAATATGTATGTTTTCCTCGTTATTAGATCACAACAGCATGCCAAAGTGGTGCCATGGATGAGAAAAACAGAATACATCTCCACAGAGTTTAACAGATACGGTGTCTCTAATGAGAAAGTGGAAGTCAAGTAAGTTTGATAAATGGACTCACCTTGACATTTTGTAAtggcatatatgtatatatttgtgTGTCAGTCTTTATCTGAGCCAGAGATGTTTTGTGTTTAGGATTGGAGTGTCTGTTAAACAGCAGTTCACAGAAGAAGAGATCTACAAGGATAGAGACAGCCAGATTTCAGCTATTGAGAAGACGTTTGAGGATGCACAGAAATCGGTGAGTGGGCATATTGTTAGGCTCCCTGGATCCACGTCATTTAGATTGGAGTATATGTCACGCTACTCCGTCAAATGGAAACTGTCATTGTCAGCATGCTTTGTAAACGCAACATGGTTGTTGTTCATCATTCACAGATCGCACAACACTACAGTAAACCAAGAGTCACTCCTGTGGAGGTACTGCCTGTGTTCCCTGACTTTAAGGTAAGCcaactgttttctttttgtgtttacGGTCTGTTTATGTCATTTCACATGGTGTGTCATAACCGCCACACGAATGAAAGAATAACATCTTCATATTAAAGTACAGAAATGTACATGCTGTTACTGACCAATTTGGTTCATGATGTTTTATaattaattagttttttttctgtttcctcaGATGTGGATCAACCCATGTGCTCAGGTCATCTTTGACTCAGATCCTGCACCCAAAGACCAATCAGCACCAGCAGGAGTGGAAATGATGTCTCAGGCCATGATCAGGTATCTACAAAAAAATACCTTCTACAGATGATGTCTTCCAACAGTAAAGAGCGTTTTTCATAAACATTGATTTGTTGTCTGTTGAATAATAAAGAGGAATGATGGACGAGGAAGGAAACCAGTTTGTGGCCTACTTCCTGCCCAATGAGGAAACTCTTCGCAAGCGCAAACGGGATTGTGACGAGGGCATTGATTACATGGCAGAGGATGTGTAAGTGACATTATCACATCAagaaaaatatgaatttaaagTTTTGTCAAATTTATCTGAATAAATGTCACTATAGTCTGTAGTGTATAGGAACTCATGCAtgttattttctgtgttttaggtACGACTACAAGATCGCAAGAGAATACAACTGGAATGTTAAGAACAAAGCCAGCAAGGGCTACGAGGAGAACTACTTCTTTATCTTCAGAGATGGAGATGGTGTTTACTACAATGAGCTGGAGACAAGGTAGGAAGGTGTCAGAGAAATAATCTGTTGTGCATCTTGATATAGAAAGAGAAGATACCCCTTTgttcagagagaaaaaagaaaaaaaaattacagttgTTTTGGGTTGGGTTTTAGAATTGTCTCAACAACTTTCTCTCTGGCCTGTAGGGTGCGCTTGAGCAAGAGAAGAGCCAAGGCTGGAGCGCAGTCCACTACAAACGCTGTGCTTGTGTGTAAGCACAGAGATATGAATGAGAAGGAGCTGGAAGCCCAGGTGAGTGGAgtgctcttttattttttttttatcttgtttctttttattttattttatttttttgtttgttgctttAGTTTAGTTTTCAGTGACTCGGAGcacaaatgaatgaatataaACTCAAGTTTCTGGAGAGCTTTTAGTTGTTTGTGAAAGTATTGCTTTGAGTTTTGATTACAGAAGGATGATGATTTCTTTTGGAACTAAATGTACTAAAAATAGTGtccatgcagttttttttttttttttttacacttttgttATGTGGATTACATACAATCGCCACAAATTCAGCTGCTGAGCGAACGGGtgcaaaaactgtaaaaatccCGGCATGGATGTAAGATGGCAAAAAAATGGCATTTGTTCAGTGTTAGATGCatga encodes:
- the paf1 gene encoding RNA polymerase II-associated factor 1 homolog isoform X1; the protein is MAPTIQTQAQREDGHSRPSSHRTVPERSGIVCRVKYCNSLPDIPFDPKFITYPFDQHRFVQYKATSLEKQHKHELLTEPDLGVTIDLINPDTYRIDSNIMLDPADEKLLEEDIQAPSSSKRSQQHAKVVPWMRKTEYISTEFNRYGVSNEKVEVKIGVSVKQQFTEEEIYKDRDSQISAIEKTFEDAQKSIAQHYSKPRVTPVEVLPVFPDFKMWINPCAQVIFDSDPAPKDQSAPAGVEMMSQAMIRGMMDEEGNQFVAYFLPNEETLRKRKRDCDEGIDYMAEDVYDYKIAREYNWNVKNKASKGYEENYFFIFRDGDGVYYNELETRVRLSKRRAKAGAQSTTNAVLVCKHRDMNEKELEAQEARKAQLENHEPEDEEEDMDKDMQDSGDDKEKGSGSEAENSGSESEREGEDHEQSGEDEEEEEDRAKRQRKASASGSESGEERTREMRDEEEIFGSDDDSDDNEPKNSARSSGEEGSDSEDEGQNRRASRSRSASPAHSDRSSDHSETHAQSGSGSERGSDSSEASDSE
- the paf1 gene encoding RNA polymerase II-associated factor 1 homolog isoform X2 gives rise to the protein MAPTIQTQAQREDGHRPSSHRTVPERSGIVCRVKYCNSLPDIPFDPKFITYPFDQHRFVQYKATSLEKQHKHELLTEPDLGVTIDLINPDTYRIDSNIMLDPADEKLLEEDIQAPSSSKRSQQHAKVVPWMRKTEYISTEFNRYGVSNEKVEVKIGVSVKQQFTEEEIYKDRDSQISAIEKTFEDAQKSIAQHYSKPRVTPVEVLPVFPDFKMWINPCAQVIFDSDPAPKDQSAPAGVEMMSQAMIRGMMDEEGNQFVAYFLPNEETLRKRKRDCDEGIDYMAEDVYDYKIAREYNWNVKNKASKGYEENYFFIFRDGDGVYYNELETRVRLSKRRAKAGAQSTTNAVLVCKHRDMNEKELEAQEARKAQLENHEPEDEEEDMDKDMQDSGDDKEKGSGSEAENSGSESEREGEDHEQSGEDEEEEEDRAKRQRKASASGSESGEERTREMRDEEEIFGSDDDSDDNEPKNSARSSGEEGSDSEDEGQNRRASRSRSASPAHSDRSSDHSETHAQSGSGSERGSDSSEASDSE